The Lachnospiraceae bacterium KM106-2 nucleotide sequence AAAGAGAAGAATTTCAATTTGGGAAACTGCATAATGATCTTCATCCCTTTTCTTTTGAGGGATTAGAAACAACCATTGAATTTCTAAAAGGTAAACCAATCTACCTTACAATTGACCTGGATGTACTTGATCCTTCCATCTTTCCTGGAACCGGTACACCAGAAGCCGGAGGTGTAAATTTTCTTGAATTGATCCACGCCATAAAAGAAGTGAGTAAACTAAAGATTGTCGGATGTGATCTTACGGAACTTGCTCCGATGCTGGATTCCTCTGGCGTTTCAACCGCTGTAGCTTGTAAAGTATTACGAGAACTTTTATTAAGTCTCACTAAATAATGAAGGAGGTATTATTATGGGAAAAGCTCTTATTATCGGATGTGGCGGCGTTGCCAACGTTGCCATCCACAAATGTTGCCAGAATAGCGAGGTATTTGAAGAGATTATGATTGCTTCACGTACCAAGAGTAAATGCGATGCACTAAAATCAAAATTAGAACCTACGACAAAGACTAAGATTCACACTGCAAAAGTAAATGCAGATGATGTGGATCAATTAATCTCTCTAATCAAAGCATTTCAGCCTGATGCTGTTCTAAATCTAGCACTACCTTATCAGGATTTATCGATCATGGATGCTTGTCTTGCCACGAAGACTAATTACATAGATACTGCCAATTATGAACCCGTTGATACTGCCAAATTTGAATATAGCTGGCAATGGGCTTATCGGGAGCGCTTTCAAGCCGCAGGTATTACCGCCTTACTCGGCAGTGGGTTCGATCCAGGTGTGACCTCGGTCTTTAGTGCCTATGCTCTCAAACATCACTTTGATGAGATTAACTATATTGATATTCTTGATTGTAATGCCGGCGATCATGGCTATCCATTTGCAACCAACTTTAATCCTGAGATCAATATCAGAGAAGTATCCGCCAACGGAAGTTACTGGGAAGATGGGCACTGGGTCATAACTAAACCTATGGAGATCAAGCGTGTTTACGACTTTCCTGAGATCGGCGAGAAAGAGATGTACCTTCTCCACCATGAGGAGATTGAATCTTTAGCACTTACCATGCCTGGTATTAAACGCATTCGGTTCTTTATGACCTTTGGGCAAAGCTATCTCAATCATCTGAAATGTCTTGAAGATGTTGGTATGACCTCGATTGAGCCAATTGATTTCGAAGGAAAGAAGATCGTTCCTCTTCAGTTCCTAAAAGCAGTTCTTCCTGATCCTGCTTCTCTTGGCAAAAGGACCGTGGGTAAAACGAACATCGGCTGCATCTTTCAAGGAAAAAAAGATGGAAAAGAAAAGACATATTACCTCTACAACGTATGTGATCATCAATCTTGCTATCGAGAAGTTCAATCCCAGGCAGTCTCTTATACTACTGGTGTTCCAGCCATGATCGGTACCATGATGTTACTGACAAAAACTTGGAATAAGAAAGGTGTCTTTAACATCGAAGAGTTTGATCCCGATCCTTTTATGGATGCACTGAATCGTTGGGGGCTTCCTTGGAAGGAGAGCTTTTCTCCTGATCTGGTGGATTAGACTATGGATAAATACACCAAGAATCTACCAACCCCTTGCTATGTTGTAGACGAGGAACTAGTTGAGCATAATCTGATGATATTAAAATCCATCATGGATGCATCTGGATGCAAAATTCTTCTAGCGCAAAAAGCATTTTCCATGTTCTCCATGTATCCCCTGTTATCCAAAGTCTTATGTGGAACAACTGCCAGCGGCCTCTATGAGGCAAGGCTTGGAAAAGAAGAATTCGAAGGAGAAGTTCACGTCTTCTCCCCTGCTTATAAAAAAGAAGACATGTCAGAGCTATTATCCTACTGTGACCACATTATCTTTAACTCTATTTCACAATATGAGAAATTCGCTCCACAAGCAAAGGCATCTGGGAAGCAATGCGGCCTACGACTAAATCCTCAATACTCTACTGGAAATCATGGTATCTACGATCCATGCAGAAGTGGATCTCGATTAGGTGTCACCCTTAAGAACTTTAATATAAACCGACTTTCTGGAATTGATGGCTTTCACATCCATACATTATGCGAACAGAATTCTGATGATCTCGAACGGACTATGATTGCCACAGAAGAGAAATTCGGTGCCTACTTTCATCTGGTTAAATGGCTTAATCTAGGCGGCGGTCACCACATTACCCGAAGTGATTATGACATTCCAAGACTCCTTCGCATCATCAAACATTTACAAGATACCTATCAAGTAAAAATCTACTTAGAACCTGGTGAAGCGGTAGTTCTAAATAGTGGTTTTTTAGTAACTAAAGTGCTAGACATTGTTGATAATGACATTATGACCGCCATCCTAGATACCTCTGCCGCCTGTCACATGCCCGATGTACTAGAAATGCCATACCGACCAGAAGTACTTGGAGCCAAAGACCCCAGCAGTTCCACAAATCCATATGTCTATCGACTTGCTGGTCCCACTTGCCTGTCTGGTGATATTATTGGAGACTACTCTTTTCCTGCTCCCCTAAAGATAGGATCAACCATTATCTTCTGCGATATGGCTCTATATTCCATGGTAAAAAATAATACCTTTAATGGAATGCCACTTCCGGCTATTGCGATCCATCGTAAAACAGGCGAAAATGAAATCATTAAAACATTTGGATATCAAGATTTTAAAATGAGACTATCTTAAGTTACATAGAACTATTTTTCTTTACACATACTAGTTCTGAAAGGATGGTGCTGAGCAATGAGAGAGATGAAAAATCAAAATAAGTCTAATCAATATCGTAATGACAGCAAAAATGACACTGTATCAAACAGCAGCAAATACGATAATGTAGAGCCTCTTCCAGAATCTTCGCGTCCACGAAGAGATGGTCCTGGTGGAGAAGATAATTCATAACTTCTATAAAGCTTAAGTCATAATAAACGTAATACGAGCCAAGATCATGTCGACATGACCTTGGCTCGTTCCATATATAAATGAGACAAACTTTTTAATTTTTACGAAGGATATCTAACGTATGCGCACAAGCTCCCATTAAATCCGGTCTCTCGCACGTAGATAAATGATACTTCACAAACAACTGAAATGTTTCTTCATCCATAGAATGCAGAATCGGACGCATAAAATTGGCCGGTCCATCTGCTGAAATTATTTTAATTCGTTCTAATCCGGCTGCCGCATTGAATTCATCAATATCAGAGATTCGAACATAATCATAAAGATCCTCTGGCTGCGTATTCACGTGAAAGTCATCTGTCACTTTATTGTTAGCGATACTTTCTTTAATATTATTTTTAATAAATCCATGCGTCAAGATACTATATTCATTCATCAAATAAGCGACTAAGATAACTCCACCTGGTTTAGTAACACGTTTCGCCTCTGTAAGCGCTTTTACTTTATCTTCAGCTCCAAAGAGATGATACATCGGTCCAAATACCAATGTAAGATCAAAGGTATTCTCTTCAAAACGAGAGAGATCTAAAGCAGTCCCTTGCATTGCCTTTGCAGAGCTCTTCTTAGACTTTAAAATACCAAGATTATATTTCACTAACTCGATAGCGGTCACATCATAACCTTCATTTGCAAGTACAACCGAATATCTTCCTGTTCCTGCTCCAACATCCAACACCTTTGGATGATCCATCTTCTCCAAATACTCATGAATATATTTCATAGACGTAATATATTCTACCTGTCCGTGTCTTCTGGTCAATCTCTTATCTTCACAAAACTTCCCATAAAATTTTTCTAATTCTATTGTCATTTGATTAATTCCTCATTTATTATTCTGATAGTCCTATTATATATGAGTTTGTCGATTAATTCAAAGTATTGTTACTTTCTATCACCTCAACTAATGAGATATCTTCATTTCGAAATCTTACTTCACTCTTCTCTTTCGTCAAATGAATTGCCTGCTTCGGACAATTTTGAATGCAGGCAAGACAACTCATACACTGTTCTTTAAACACAGGCTTTCCACTCTTGATATGAATATTTCCCATCGGACAGACTTTCGTACAAATTCCGCATCCTGAACAAACATCTGCAATCTGATAATCCTTCGTTACCCCTTCTCCAACATGATAGTGATACCATTTTTCATGGCATTTTGTCATAAAGGATGCAAAAGGGCCCTCCTTTAAGATCCAATGTCTCTTTTCCATAATGTCTTGCTTAATTTTTTCAATACACGAATCAATTTCCTGCTTCGTTCTCTTTTTCTTTTCTCGTTCCATCTCATAGGCTGGCAAATAATTTTCTACCATCTTAATTTCATTAATATAAGAGAACTGAATGCCATTTTTCCTTCCGATCTCCAATAGCTCTTTTCCAGTGGCCCCTTCATAGAATCCATATGTCAGGATAGAAAAAATATAATCACTCTGCAAGGTCACCTTACCTAAAAATTCTTTAATATATGGTGGAACACATAGTCCATAGACCGGAAAGATAAGCCCGATCACATCATCTTGAATCTTTCTTTCTTCCTTTTTTAATATTTGTGGAATTGATAATAAGTTGCCTCCTATATTCTTTGCTACATAAAGACTATTCCCCGTTGCTGTAAAATAAATTACTGTCATTTTGATCGCTCTCCTTCCAAACAATGTTTCTTACTTTTCCTATCATTGTATCAGGATCGTGATCTAACCACTTTCATTTAGTCGCTATTGTTTTATATACCTCTGTCATAGAAATTCCAAACATTCGCTTACAGGTTGAAGAACAATGAGAGGAACTATCGAATCCCGCAAGTAGACAGGCATCCGTAAGGCTCATCCCTTCTCTATAATAGCGATGTGTTTTTTGTAATTTCTGGAATGCCAGATAACTATGTAATGTCATTCCTGTCTGTTCCTTAAACAAATGTGATAGTCGGCTTTTAGACAAGCAGCTAATTTCTGCTAAGTCCTCCATGATAGAATGAGGTATTGTTTTTATGCTCTCTATATGATCGAGTACACATCTTACTCGTTCTTCATAAACAGGAGACTCTATAGAATCTAGCCCACATAGGGATAAGATACGCTCATTCATACCAGGCAATGCCTCTTTATATATATTGGCTGCCTCTATTGCCGCTTCATCTCGCAATGTTAAATAGGCTCTTCCTTGCAATACCCTCTCTTCTAGACATCTGGAGTATTCGCCACAACCTGGGAATAAAAGTACGATCGCACCTTCTTTTGACATACTTCCCGTATGCTCCACATCAGGACCAATTACAATACCTCGACACATCACCTCATCATTACCAACTCTCCATTTCATCATTTCACCTAATGAGATCATTATGTGACTTGCCAAATGTTTATGTAACTGTGGATCCCGATACTCTGCACCTATCATGATATAATCTCTAAATCGATATATCTTTGACACCGCTCGTACCACTCCTTTTTCAATCATCTTTCCTCTTATTTTAACTCTCTCTCCATCTTTCCACAAATCAATATGTAAAGGGGTTTCCGCTGATGACGCGAAAACCCCCATGTTAATTAAATATTATCTGATTGTAATAGATGACTAGCATCCGAAGTTAAAACAGCTTTTGATCATTTCTAATAATGATGAACAACTATTGAAATTAAAACACATATTCTTGTCCTCCTATTTTTTGATTTATGCTTAGAAATACACTGGAATTAGCATCCGAAGTTAAAACAATTTTTAAATAATTCTGCTAATTGTGAACAATTGAAATTAAAATTAAAACACATATTCTTATCCTCCTATAACTAATTTAACTTTTCATAATATACTAGCTGATTAGCAAGCGAAACATTTTTTAATTAATTCTAATAATTGTGAACAATCAAAATTAAAACACATATTCTTATCCTCCTGAAATACTTATTTCCTCTTGGGATAATTGAATTGTAACACATGTGTAACAGTTTTGTAATATATAAATAATGGTTTTGTAACTATTTAGTGGGGTAATTCTATGATTTTTCTATTTTTTGAAAATTTTAGAAACAAAAAAGGAGGTTACAAGATTTCTTGTAACCTCCTCAGACCGTAGACTATTTCTAATGAACGATAAATTTCAATAAGAAGATGATTCCCACAATAACTGTTGGAAGTGTAACTTCTTTTCTTTTTCCTGCTACTAATTTTAAGATGATGTAGGAGATAACACCAAATACGATACCATCGGAAATTGAATAAGCAAATGGCATCATAATAATTGTTAAGAAAGCAGGGATTGATTCTGAATAATCGTCTAAATGGATATTACGGATCGGTTCTATCATGAATAAACCAACTAAGATCAATACAGAAGCTGTAATTGCTGGTGTAATTACTGCAAATACTGGCGCAAAGAATAAGGAGATAAAGAACATACCTGCTGTCGTTACTGCTGTAAGTCCGGTTCTTCCGCCTTCTGCAACACCAGAAGCACTTTCAACAAATGTACTTACTGTACTAGTACCAAGGCAAGCACCTACCGTTGTACCGATCGCATCTGCAAATAATGCTTTTTTTACATTTGGCACTTTGCCATCCTTATCTAACATCTTCGCTTTTGTCGCAACACCAACAAGTGTTCCGATCGTATCAAACATATCCATAAATAATAATGTAAATAAAACGATTACCATATCTATTGTAAAAATATTTGAAAATTCAAATTTTAATAATGTCGGTGCCAATGATGGCGGTAAACTGATAATACTCTTTGGAAGTTCCACGATCCCCATAGGGATACCAACCACTGCTGTTAAAAGCATTCCGATAAAGAGTGCACCTTTGACATTACGAACTAATAAAATGCCTGTGATAACAAGACCGATTACTGCTAATAATGCTGCTCCTGAAGTAACATTACCTAATGCAACGATCGTAGAATCATCACTTGGATGTATTACGATTCCGGCTCCTTCAAGTCCAAGTAAGGCGATAAATAAACCGATACCAACAGAGATTGCATTTTTAATACCGATTGGAATTGAATCAACAATTGCCTCACGTACATTAAATGCAGTAAGTAAAATAAAAATGATACCTTCTAATAAAACGGCTGTTAATGCGAATTCAAATGAATATCCCATTTTTAAAACTACGGTAAATGCAAAATATGCGTTAAGTCCCATTCCTGGCGCTTGTGCAAAAGGTAATTTTGCATATAAGCCCATTAATAATGTGGCGATAACCGCTGATAAAGCTGTTGCGGTAAACACAGCACCTTGATCCATCCCAGCTGCAGATAAAATTGTTGGATTTACAATTAAAATATACGCCATTGTCATAAATGTCGTAATACCTGCAACGACTTCTGTCTTCACTGTAGTGTTGTGTTCGCTAAGTTTAAAATATTTCTCTAGCATTTTGTCAACATTCCTTTACTTTTTGTTTAGTTTTTACCAAATTACTGATTTCAACCAGCAAAGCACATACTATAGCATAATAAAAAAAGAGAAACAAGTTCATATGTCCTTTTTTAGCAATCTTTTTTTCAAATAAAAGAACGGCTCCTCATTGAGCCGCTCTTTTAGACGATAGACTAATACATTTACTAATATCCACTCTTTTGATCACCAAGCATACGCATAATTCCCCACATGCCTTGCTCAATATCCCATCTAACATTAGTAGAATGATACATATAATCGCCTGGTACGATAAACTTCCTATTACTTGGTGGAAGCAGGTTAAGCCTTCTGTTCTCTCCCACGGTAACCGATTCCAAAACTCCCTTAATTGGAGATTCAAAGTATCTTGATTCTGCATAATACAACTGATTATGAACAAAGAACGTAGTTGCTCTAGATTCATTTCCCGGCATAAATAACCGGAAAGTAATTGGTGAATCAGGTGTTGTATAAAATACAGGTGTTAGCGGATCCCCTTGATTCTGTGGCAGGGAAGCAAACACTTCTTTTACCGCAGATCCTGCTAAGAATCGGTTAAAGAAAGGCTCACTCCTTAAGTTGTATCCTTTCATTCCTTGATCTTCCGTATCAAAATCAGTTGGCTGCTCTGCGGGATCAAAGAATGACTTAGGAAGTAGATTTCCAAACTTATCTTCCAGATAAATACCATTATGAGCGAGTACCGAGAATTGTCGGTAACAAGGCAGGAAGAAATTAGTAACTTGAATCTGATCTCCAAGTTCAGATGGTTGTTTCGTCACATTGTCATAATGAGCAGAACCAGGTGCTGTCAAGTTAATTGCACCAAATAACCCGTGATTTCTATGATTTCTCACATCACCAAAGTCTACTAAGATTCCTTGATCTGCATTAAATGGATACATCCATCGATATGTGATCGACTCTCCCACACCAATAGTCTGATCTGGATTAAATCCAACTGTAGTTCCGTCGGAATCCAACACATCATAAAATGCGGTCTGTGAATGCATCGAGACTCTTGAAGAGTATGGCCATTTCTGATCCACTGGTACTTCTGGAAATTGTGGCACATCCAGATGTTTCGGCATTAAATTGGTCAATGTAAGCTCAATACCTTCAGCACTATTAATACTAATAATGAGTGGTTCTGGATTCATTTCTCCTCTTAGAATCTTTGGTACATCATCATATGGCACAAATGTCATTCCATAAGGATCATGGTCCCCGAATTTATTATAAAGAATATTCGTTTGGATCGCAGCAACATGGTAACGATGAACCTTTGTTCCTGGTGGGAATGGATTGCTCTTAAGAACTGCTGGCTTTGGTGGTTTTCCAGTGCGTTTAGGAAGTGGTTCTGTCCGTCTTCTCTTACGAGGTCTGTCACCCAGTTGATAGAGACCTGATATCGCAGTACCTCTTGTCCTTACAAGTCCCCAGACTCCAAGCCAGAGATCATCCATACCACCCGAGTAATAAAGTGTATCAAAGTCCTTCTCTACATTTGGCCCATCGGGGGCTTCTAATGCAAATTGGAAAGTAAATGCTTCGGAAATTCCCATATGCTGTTGCTGAATTAAATTAGAATCTAAATTATGATTCTCCTCTTTCCAGCGGAAGCGGTTAAAGTTAATCGAATGTGATTCTTCATGAGAACCGTCGATCAAACGCAGTCTTACCGGATCTCCCTCATATCCTTCAAATACAGGTGTCCATGGATCTCCATGCACAAACGAACTAAATACATAAGCAGGATCACCATCTCGAATCCTAAATGGTGCACTTGCATAGTTAAATGCCATAATCCCCATATCCTGCATAATTCCCGGACGAGGAGGTGCATTTAATGGTTTATCGTTTCTATCATAAGCAGGGATCCAATCGGCAACTGCAAGACAGAATTCACGAAAATCAGGAATGAATGGATTCTCAATTGCAAGCTGACTGCCTACGTCATCTAACTCTCCCGTGAAATTATTTCTAAATATCGACCCTAATGGCTCAATCACGATACCGCCAAATAAACCATGAAGCTGATTTGAATTTGCAAATAAGTGATCATGGAAGAAACAATACCGCAGTGCAATATCTGCATACCACCGATAGACAACCGTCTGTTTATATTCCGTACCGGTCATATAATTCCAGCCTGTATTTGCACCATCCGAAGTTAATGGATCAAATTTCACTAAGTGAACATGGGGAGATGCTAAGATCGTCTCTGTCATTATCTGAAATGCATTCGGACCAAGCTGTTCTGGAAGGTGATTCGTAAAATGAATCTCCACACACTCATTTGGATTAGCATGCAAAAATAATGGTTCTGGTTTTTTCTTTCCACAAAGAATATCTTCTTCATCTTCTGCAAGTACATAAATTCTTCCTTCTGGATCATGCCAGCATGCCTCATTATAGATCAGAGGCAACTGAATGGCTACAATATCAAATCGGTGAATTCTTACACAATCCGGACATGGATTGGTAAACAACGCACCTTCTACTGCATTTGGAGCTAATGCATTTTCCTCTAGTTCTGTAATTGGAAAGTCCCGATCAAAACCAATTGGTGGTGTAGGAGCAATATTTCCAAATTTTCCAGGAATAAAGAGTGGGAATCCCGGTTTTTCTGGTGTTGGAAGTGGTGGAGGTGCAATATCAGGAAGTGGAATTAATCTAGTGATCGGTGTTCCATCAGGATAACATCTTGTTCCATCTTCCAATACATTATGAATTCTCTGAATCCCCCACATGCCCTCATCAAAGTGAGGATACAAGTGACAGTGAAAGATAACATCACCATAGGCATGCTGCAGGCTTCCTGCTCCATAATTAATATCGAATGTTAATGTTCCACCGGGACTGATTGATTTGGAATCCACATGCTTCGATCCTGGATCTCTTCTTGTATCCAGCCATTGTTGTAAGTGAAGGTGGAAAATATGGGTTTCTTGCATACCACCATCCATGACATGCCATCTCACGGGATCTCCTTCATAACATCTTGGAAGGATTGTATCTGGTGGATCACCAAATACCCACGAATCATGATGTACTTCTTCTCCCTTACACTCTGGACAGACGATTCCTTCCTCAATCAGATGAAGACGATTTCTCATTGGCTCAGAACGATAGTTAATAGAATGAGTCATTCCGACTGCATCC carries:
- a CDS encoding carboxynorspermidine dehydrogenase, putative, translating into MGKALIIGCGGVANVAIHKCCQNSEVFEEIMIASRTKSKCDALKSKLEPTTKTKIHTAKVNADDVDQLISLIKAFQPDAVLNLALPYQDLSIMDACLATKTNYIDTANYEPVDTAKFEYSWQWAYRERFQAAGITALLGSGFDPGVTSVFSAYALKHHFDEINYIDILDCNAGDHGYPFATNFNPEINIREVSANGSYWEDGHWVITKPMEIKRVYDFPEIGEKEMYLLHHEEIESLALTMPGIKRIRFFMTFGQSYLNHLKCLEDVGMTSIEPIDFEGKKIVPLQFLKAVLPDPASLGKRTVGKTNIGCIFQGKKDGKEKTYYLYNVCDHQSCYREVQSQAVSYTTGVPAMIGTMMLLTKTWNKKGVFNIEEFDPDPFMDALNRWGLPWKESFSPDLVD
- a CDS encoding carboxynorspermidine decarboxylase, putative — protein: MDKYTKNLPTPCYVVDEELVEHNLMILKSIMDASGCKILLAQKAFSMFSMYPLLSKVLCGTTASGLYEARLGKEEFEGEVHVFSPAYKKEDMSELLSYCDHIIFNSISQYEKFAPQAKASGKQCGLRLNPQYSTGNHGIYDPCRSGSRLGVTLKNFNINRLSGIDGFHIHTLCEQNSDDLERTMIATEEKFGAYFHLVKWLNLGGGHHITRSDYDIPRLLRIIKHLQDTYQVKIYLEPGEAVVLNSGFLVTKVLDIVDNDIMTAILDTSAACHMPDVLEMPYRPEVLGAKDPSSSTNPYVYRLAGPTCLSGDIIGDYSFPAPLKIGSTIIFCDMALYSMVKNNTFNGMPLPAIAIHRKTGENEIIKTFGYQDFKMRLS
- a CDS encoding biotin synthesis protein BioC — protein: MTIELEKFYGKFCEDKRLTRRHGQVEYITSMKYIHEYLEKMDHPKVLDVGAGTGRYSVVLANEGYDVTAIELVKYNLGILKSKKSSAKAMQGTALDLSRFEENTFDLTLVFGPMYHLFGAEDKVKALTEAKRVTKPGGVILVAYLMNEYSILTHGFIKNNIKESIANNKVTDDFHVNTQPEDLYDYVRISDIDEFNAAAGLERIKIISADGPANFMRPILHSMDEETFQLFVKYHLSTCERPDLMGACAHTLDILRKN
- a CDS encoding ferredoxin, giving the protein MTVIYFTATGNSLYVAKNIGGNLLSIPQILKKEERKIQDDVIGLIFPVYGLCVPPYIKEFLGKVTLQSDYIFSILTYGFYEGATGKELLEIGRKNGIQFSYINEIKMVENYLPAYEMEREKKKRTKQEIDSCIEKIKQDIMEKRHWILKEGPFASFMTKCHEKWYHYHVGEGVTKDYQIADVCSGCGICTKVCPMGNIHIKSGKPVFKEQCMSCLACIQNCPKQAIHLTKEKSEVRFRNEDISLVEVIESNNTLN
- a CDS encoding conserved protein, coding for MIEKGVVRAVSKIYRFRDYIMIGAEYRDPQLHKHLASHIMISLGEMMKWRVGNDEVMCRGIVIGPDVEHTGSMSKEGAIVLLFPGCGEYSRCLEERVLQGRAYLTLRDEAAIEAANIYKEALPGMNERILSLCGLDSIESPVYEERVRCVLDHIESIKTIPHSIMEDLAEISCLSKSRLSHLFKEQTGMTLHSYLAFQKLQKTHRYYREGMSLTDACLLAGFDSSSHCSSTCKRMFGISMTEVYKTIATK
- a CDS encoding xanthine/uracil/thiamine/ascorbate permease family protein → MLEKYFKLSEHNTTVKTEVVAGITTFMTMAYILIVNPTILSAAGMDQGAVFTATALSAVIATLLMGLYAKLPFAQAPGMGLNAYFAFTVVLKMGYSFEFALTAVLLEGIIFILLTAFNVREAIVDSIPIGIKNAISVGIGLFIALLGLEGAGIVIHPSDDSTIVALGNVTSGAALLAVIGLVITGILLVRNVKGALFIGMLLTAVVGIPMGIVELPKSIISLPPSLAPTLLKFEFSNIFTIDMVIVLFTLLFMDMFDTIGTLVGVATKAKMLDKDGKVPNVKKALFADAIGTTVGACLGTSTVSTFVESASGVAEGGRTGLTAVTTAGMFFISLFFAPVFAVITPAITASVLILVGLFMIEPIRNIHLDDYSESIPAFLTIIMMPFAYSISDGIVFGVISYIILKLVAGKRKEVTLPTVIVGIIFLLKFIVH
- a CDS encoding multicopper oxidase; translated protein: MIRHFDVTAIKLPIVYNKYGDVDPDGLMYVLNENREMVEEQVERCPGTFVNLVQPLVIRANRGDIVEITFTNDLCFSAGINVKGLDCNIQNSDGAFVGINENSLVPPCETRTYRWDAEVEGAFLFTDLGNPLSSEIGSNVHGLFGTIVIETPGSFWTDPQTGCELKSGVFADVHHPFLPDFREFVTVFHDEAPVKNRFLEDPWDPHMDAVGMTHSINYRSEPMRNRLHLIEEGIVCPECKGEEVHHDSWVFGDPPDTILPRCYEGDPVRWHVMDGGMQETHIFHLHLQQWLDTRRDPGSKHVDSKSISPGGTLTFDINYGAGSLQHAYGDVIFHCHLYPHFDEGMWGIQRIHNVLEDGTRCYPDGTPITRLIPLPDIAPPPLPTPEKPGFPLFIPGKFGNIAPTPPIGFDRDFPITELEENALAPNAVEGALFTNPCPDCVRIHRFDIVAIQLPLIYNEACWHDPEGRIYVLAEDEEDILCGKKKPEPLFLHANPNECVEIHFTNHLPEQLGPNAFQIMTETILASPHVHLVKFDPLTSDGANTGWNYMTGTEYKQTVVYRWYADIALRYCFFHDHLFANSNQLHGLFGGIVIEPLGSIFRNNFTGELDDVGSQLAIENPFIPDFREFCLAVADWIPAYDRNDKPLNAPPRPGIMQDMGIMAFNYASAPFRIRDGDPAYVFSSFVHGDPWTPVFEGYEGDPVRLRLIDGSHEESHSINFNRFRWKEENHNLDSNLIQQQHMGISEAFTFQFALEAPDGPNVEKDFDTLYYSGGMDDLWLGVWGLVRTRGTAISGLYQLGDRPRKRRRTEPLPKRTGKPPKPAVLKSNPFPPGTKVHRYHVAAIQTNILYNKFGDHDPYGMTFVPYDDVPKILRGEMNPEPLIISINSAEGIELTLTNLMPKHLDVPQFPEVPVDQKWPYSSRVSMHSQTAFYDVLDSDGTTVGFNPDQTIGVGESITYRWMYPFNADQGILVDFGDVRNHRNHGLFGAINLTAPGSAHYDNVTKQPSELGDQIQVTNFFLPCYRQFSVLAHNGIYLEDKFGNLLPKSFFDPAEQPTDFDTEDQGMKGYNLRSEPFFNRFLAGSAVKEVFASLPQNQGDPLTPVFYTTPDSPITFRLFMPGNESRATTFFVHNQLYYAESRYFESPIKGVLESVTVGENRRLNLLPPSNRKFIVPGDYMYHSTNVRWDIEQGMWGIMRMLGDQKSGY